The following are from one region of the Amyelois transitella isolate CPQ chromosome 21, ilAmyTran1.1, whole genome shotgun sequence genome:
- the LOC106135579 gene encoding uncharacterized protein LOC106135579 gives MAELVFDGEIDSLTPSQKDLICKVLDKRKLKAKKIHIKTLGQAGDNYIADVKNIIAELDNGESFKIVAKVAPTNEMAREALGTAMLFNNECVVYNDILPKFIDIQRAAGLSPQDFFKYPECYGTLKEPLNEILLLEDLTVSNYKMLDRFTPLTNESIRLVLKNLAILHSLSYVFKKNDPDTFDSYTNKFEDYYSVLSTKPDTLQYFASVEADAISILESEEYKKAIRGTLSELSKHSAKILKYERNSRYSVIIHGDAWTNNMMFRFEGSNPVGAILIDYQLCKVGSPVNDLQYMIFNCSDYNTRHQYFYEWIDYYHSELDKSLSNFGMKANYVYPRDQLDADLRRYSKFYLGTIIMSHSMLIRKTEDAAKIKDVIVNDSSDTEEIEQLTASLQISNLDSDSIARFKGKIEELVQSYRELGFLE, from the exons ATGGCAGAACTTGTGTTTGACGGAGAAATAGATAGTCTGACGCCGAGTCAAAAAGATTTGATATGTAAAGTGCTTGATAAAAGGAAACTGAAAGCCAAGAAAATTCACATAAAAACACTTGGTCAGGCTGGTGATAATTATATTGCTGATGTCAAGAACATAATAGCTGAGTTGGACAATGGTGAAAGTTTCAAAATCGTGGCAAAAGTTGCACCAACAAATGAAATGGCTAGGGAAGCACTAGGCACGGCAATGCTTTTTAATAATGAGTGTGTCGTATACAACGACATTCTTccaaaatttattgatatacaACGCGCTGCTGGTTTATCGCCACAAGATTTTTTCAAGTATCCTGAGTGCTACGGAACTTTAAAGGAGCctttgaatgaaatattacTTTTGGAAGATCTAACAgtgtcaaattataaaatgcttGATCGATTTACTCCGTTGACAAATGAAAGCATTAGACttgttttgaaaaacttaGCAATTTTACATTCTTTATCGTATGTGTTCAAGAAAAATGATCCAGATACTTTTGATTCATATACTAATAAGTTTGAAGATTATTATTCAGTGTTAAGTACAAAACCTGACACTCTACAATATTTTGCTAGTGTTGAAGCAGATGCGATTTCAATTTTAGAAAGTGAGGAATATAAAAAGGCTATCCGTGGTACTCTTTCTGAATTATCAAAACATTCTGCAAAAATTCTCAAATATGAACGCAATTCTAGATATTCTGTTATTATTCATGGTGACGCTTGGACCAACAATATGATGTTTCGTTTCGAG GGAAGCAACCCAGTGGGAGCGATTTTGATCGATTACCAGTTATGTAAGGTTGGAAGTCCTGTGAACGATCTCCAATACATGATATTCAATTGTTCAGATTACAATACAAGGCATCAATACTTCTATGAATGGATTGACTACTATCATTCGGAACTGGACAAATCTTTGTCCAACTTCGGCATGAAAGCTAATTACGTATACCCGAGGGATCAACTTGACGCTGATCTCCGAAGATACTCTAAATTTTATCTGGGTACAATAATTATGTCGCATTCGATGTTAATAAGGAAAACTGAAGACGCTGCTAAAATTAAGGATGTAATTGTTAACGACAGTTCTGACACGGAGGAGATTGAACAGTTAACAGCTTCACTGCAAATATCAAACTTAGACTCTGACTCTATTGCACGGTTCAAGGGTAAAATTGAGGAATTGGTTCAGAGTTATCGTGAGTTGGGCTTTCTTGAGTAA
- the LOC106135573 gene encoding gloverin-like — MKTVCAFVCLLVAVAAQEFIHPEELEALSWYQSPEHLRYRRQLKADPKTGDVTYTHKTSDSGQLFGTLGSRGDAAFGKAGYKQNIFDDNRGKLDATGYGSHVISPYGSSNHLGGRVDYTGDHTKASLDVSKQLHGMTSLEAAAGARWPIGKNGDISLEGTYNRMGPFQDYGARAGLNYRF; from the coding sequence ATGAAGACAGTTTGTGCATTCGTTTGCTTGCTCGTGGCCGTAGCGGCCCAAGAGTTTATACATCCCGAAGAATTGGAAGCCCTGTCCTGGTATCAGAGTCCAGAGCATCTCAGGTACCGGCGGCAGTTGAAAGCAGACCCGAAGACTGGTGACGTCACCTACACCCACAAGACTTCCGATAGCGGTCAACTCTTCGGTACCCTGGGATCAAGAGGAGACGCCGCTTTTGGTAAAGCTGGTTATAAGCAAAACATTTTTGATGATAACCGTGGTAAATTGGACGCGACTGGCTATGGCTCCCATGTGATCAGTCCCTATGGCTCTTCAAACCACTTGGGTGGTCGTGTGGACTATACTGGTGATCATACGAAGGCGTCTCTCGATGTGAGCAAGCAGTTGCACGGCATGACATCGCTGGAAGCGGCTGCGGGAGCCAGGTGGCCCATCGGGAAGAATGGAGACATCAGTCTTGAAGGCACTTACAATAGAATGGGCCCCTTCCAGGATTATGGCGCGAGGGCTGGTCTTAACTACAGGTTTTAG